Within the Candidatus Nitrospira nitrificans genome, the region CGAGGCCGTGCGTATGACGTTTGATCCCTGCGTGACCCCGTATAAAGAACTCCTTGAAATATTTTTCGCCATACACGATCCCACGACCCTCAATCGGCAGGGAAACGACATAGGCACCCAGTATCGGTCAGCGATTTTCTACACATCCCCGGAACAGCAGCAAACCGCTGAGAATGTCATTAAATCTCTTACGGCTGAAAGACTCTACGACGCTCCCATCGTCACGCAGGTCGTATCAGCTGGTCAGTGGTATGAGGCGGAGTCTTATCACCAGGAATACTTTGCTCGAAATCCCCTCCAGGGTTACTGCCAGTTTGTGGTCGGTCCAAAAGTTGCGAAGCTCCGAAAGCAATTTGCTCAGCGCCTGAAAAAGTAACGGCACCGCCCTCATCGACTGAACCATCCAACCAAGATCTCTCGTACCGCCCCCAAGACCGCCGGCTTCTGGAATATCTGATGGGTTTTCAGTACCACCTCGGCATGTACGGGGCAAAAGGGCCATTTATCCGTGGGGTTGCCTTGAACATGAGCAATGATCGAGCCATCTGCTTGGTCGGTTGAAGCGTGAAGGACGATCAACGGACTGTTCG harbors:
- the msrA gene encoding peptide-methionine (S)-S-oxide reductase MsrA, encoding MGIESQSLLPQHEVAILAGGCFWCLEAVFDQVRGVESVESGYIGGNLDHPSYEAVCGGQTGHAEAVRMTFDPCVTPYKELLEIFFAIHDPTTLNRQGNDIGTQYRSAIFYTSPEQQQTAENVIKSLTAERLYDAPIVTQVVSAGQWYEAESYHQEYFARNPLQGYCQFVVGPKVAKLRKQFAQRLKK